From Oryza sativa Japonica Group chromosome 4, ASM3414082v1, one genomic window encodes:
- the LOC4335580 gene encoding wall-associated receptor kinase 2 isoform X1, protein MKPFIHRAAALLCLAVATAVCLSSVTAMSCQRKCGDIEVPFPFGIDGDQPGCAKPGFELSCGNNTESGVPILLRKVQPLSRSVEVLGISLPKGQLRMRMHMSSHCYNMTTRVMDCVDNGWMDLTGSPFTFSDSANKFTAFGCQVLAYLGAGEQRDIGSNLRIGCAASCGKDDSATIGGGRCSGIGCCQTAIPKGIKYYKAWFDDRFNTSSMYTWNRCAYAALVEESSFNFSMIYDSSSKFNSDTVSSQPPFVVDWVMGNISCKEARKNLGTYPCISNNSICLDSQNGPGYICNCRKGFQGNPYNKGLDSCQDINECDDPKKYPCYGKCINKLGGFDCFCPAGMRGNASVGPCRKDFPLGIGIAIGLGVGFGILLLSLSVVFLIRKQRSDIQRQLRKKYFQKNKGLLLEQLISSDERASDSTKIFSLEELKEATNNFDPTRVLGSGGHGMVYKGILSDQRVVAIKKPNIIREEEISQFINEVVILSQINHRHIVKLFGCCLETEVPLLVYDFVPNGSLNQIIHADKSNRRFSLSWDDCLRIATEAAGALYYLHSAASVSVLHRDVKSSNILLDSNYTAKVSDFGASRLIPNDQTHVFTNIQGTFGYLDPEYYHTGHLNEKSDVYSFGVVLLELLLRKQPIFDDGTGTKKNLSIYFLSEIKGKPITEIVAPEVIKEAIEDEINIFASIAQACLRLRGEERPTMKQVEISLQSIRNKVLSSGSASSESNHEIETPLCESYVDLHQTMGVDINGIANLISSNCYSLEHEFMLSASFGR, encoded by the exons ATGAAACCATTCATCCACAGAGCAGCTGCTTTGCTATGTCTCGCCGTAGCAACTGCGGTGTGTCTCTCCTCCGTCACAGCGATGTCCTGCCAGAGAAAATGCGGTGACATCGAAGTTCCTTTTCCATTCGGCATAGACGGTGATCAGCCTGGCTGTGCCAAGCCGGGCTTTGAGCTGAGCTGCGGCAACAACACGGAGAGTGGTGTACCGATTCTCCTCCGCAAAGTGCAGCCCCTTAGCAGGAGCGTGGAGGTGCTCGGCATCTCCTTGCCGAAAGGCCAGCTCCGGATGAGGATGCATATGTCCTCTCACTGCTACAACATGACCACTCGTGTCATGGACTGCGTCGACAACGGGTGGATGGACTTGACGGGGAGTCCCTTCACCTTCTCCGACAGCGCGAACAAGTTCACGGCCTTTGGGTGCCAAGTTCTTGCATATCTTGGGGCGGGCGAACAGAGGGACATAGGAAGCAACCTAAGAATTGGCTGCGCGGCCAGTTGTGGCAAGGATGATTCTGCCACTATCGGTGGTGGTAGATGCTCTGGGATAGGCTGCTGCCAGACGGCTATCCCAAAGGGGATAAAGTATTATAAGGCATGGTTTGATGACCGCTTCAACACGTCTTCCATGTACACATGGAACCGTTGTGCCTATGCAGCGCTCGTGGAGGAGTCCAGCTTCAATTTCTCCATGATTTACGATTCATCATCGAAGTTCAACAGCGATACCGTCTCTAGTCAGCCGCCGTTTGTGGTTGACTGGGTTATGGGAAATATATCATGCAAAGAAGCTCGTAAAAATCTAGGTACCTACCCATGCATCAGCAACAACAGCATTTGTTTGGACTCACAGAATGGACCGGGTTACATTTGCAACTGCAGAAAGGGGTTCCAGGGTAACCCTTACAATAAAGGTCTTGACAGCTGCCAAG ATATTAATGAGTGTGACGATCCTAAGAAGTACCCCTGCTATGGTAAATGCATTAACAAACTTGGAGGATTTGATTGTTTCTGCCCTGCGGGAATGAGAGGAAATGCATCTGTTGGACCATGCCGGAAAGATTTCCCACTGGGAATTG GTATTGCAATTGGTTTGGGTGTTGGTTTCGGAATTCTCCTACTTAGCTTGTCTGTGGTGTTTCTTATCCGTAAACAGAGAAGCGACATCCAAAGGCAACTacggaaaaaatattttcagaaaAACAAAGGCCTTCTACTAGAACAACTAATATCTTCTGACGAAAGAGCTAGCGATAGCACAAAAATTTTCTCCCTAGAAGAGCTTAAAGAGGCAACTAATAACTTTGACCCAACACGTGTTCTCGGTAGTGGAGGTCATGGTATGGTTTACAAAGGTATCTTATCTGATCAACGTGTGGTGGcgataaaaaaaccaaacatCATCAGGGAAGAGGAGATTAGCCAGTTTATCAATGAGGTTGTAATTCTCTCACAAATAAATCATCGCCATATTGTCAAACTCTTTGGATGCTGTCTTGAAACTGAAGTCCCTCTATTAGTGTATGATTTTGTACCTAATGGTTCACTAAATCAAATTATTCATGCTGATAAAAGTAACAGACGTTTCTCATTGTCCTGGGATGATTGTTTGCGAATTGCTACAGAAGCAGCAGGTGCTTTATATTACCTCCACTCTGCAGCATCGGTATCAGTTCTACATCGTGATGTGAAATCATCTAATATACTCTTGGATTCAAACTACACCGCTAAAGTTTCAGATTTTGGAGCTTCAAGATTGATTCCGAATGACCAAACCCATGTTTTCACAAATATACAAGGGACATTTGGATATTTAGATCCTGAGTACTACCATACTGGGCATCTCAATGAGAAAAGTGATGTGTATAGTTTTGGTGTAGTTCTTTTAGAGCTGCTTCTAAGAAAGCAACCTATTTTTGACGATGGCACTGGCACAAAGAAAAATCTAtcaatatattttctttctgaGATAAAAGGAAAGCCTATTACAGAGATAGTTGCCCCTGAAGTTATTAAGGAAGCAATAGAGGATGAGATTAATATTTTTGCCTCAATTGCACAGGCATGCTTGAGGCTCCGAGGTGAAGAAAGGCCAACAATGAAGCAAGTGGAGATATCATTACAGTCTATAAGAAACAAAGTTTTGAGTTCAGGCAGCGCTAGTTCCGAAAGCAACCATGAGATAGAAACACCCTTATGTGAAAGTTACGTTGATCTGCATCAAACTATGGGTGTTGATATCAATGGCATTGCTAATTTAATATCTTCAAATTGCTATAGCTTAGAGCATGAATTTATGTTATCCGCTAGCTTTGGAAGGTAA
- the LOC4335580 gene encoding wall-associated receptor kinase 2 isoform X2: protein MKPFIHRAAALLCLAVATAVCLSSVTAMSCQRKCGDIEVPFPFGIDGDQPGCAKPGFELSCGNNTESGVPILLRKVQPLSRSVEVLGISLPKGQLRMRMHMSSHCYNMTTRVMDCVDNGWMDLTGSPFTFSDSANKFTAFGCQVLAYLGAGEQRDIGSNLRIGCAASCGKDDSATIGGGRCSGIGCCQTAIPKGIKYYKAWFDDRFNTSSMYTWNRCAYAALVEESSFNFSMIYDSSSKFNSDTVSSQPPFVVDWVMGNISCKEARKNLGTYPCISNNSICLDSQNGPGYICNCRKGFQGNPYNKGLDSCQDINECDDPKKYPCYGKCINKLGGFDCFCPAGMRGNASVGPCRKDFPLGIGMLEAPR from the exons ATGAAACCATTCATCCACAGAGCAGCTGCTTTGCTATGTCTCGCCGTAGCAACTGCGGTGTGTCTCTCCTCCGTCACAGCGATGTCCTGCCAGAGAAAATGCGGTGACATCGAAGTTCCTTTTCCATTCGGCATAGACGGTGATCAGCCTGGCTGTGCCAAGCCGGGCTTTGAGCTGAGCTGCGGCAACAACACGGAGAGTGGTGTACCGATTCTCCTCCGCAAAGTGCAGCCCCTTAGCAGGAGCGTGGAGGTGCTCGGCATCTCCTTGCCGAAAGGCCAGCTCCGGATGAGGATGCATATGTCCTCTCACTGCTACAACATGACCACTCGTGTCATGGACTGCGTCGACAACGGGTGGATGGACTTGACGGGGAGTCCCTTCACCTTCTCCGACAGCGCGAACAAGTTCACGGCCTTTGGGTGCCAAGTTCTTGCATATCTTGGGGCGGGCGAACAGAGGGACATAGGAAGCAACCTAAGAATTGGCTGCGCGGCCAGTTGTGGCAAGGATGATTCTGCCACTATCGGTGGTGGTAGATGCTCTGGGATAGGCTGCTGCCAGACGGCTATCCCAAAGGGGATAAAGTATTATAAGGCATGGTTTGATGACCGCTTCAACACGTCTTCCATGTACACATGGAACCGTTGTGCCTATGCAGCGCTCGTGGAGGAGTCCAGCTTCAATTTCTCCATGATTTACGATTCATCATCGAAGTTCAACAGCGATACCGTCTCTAGTCAGCCGCCGTTTGTGGTTGACTGGGTTATGGGAAATATATCATGCAAAGAAGCTCGTAAAAATCTAGGTACCTACCCATGCATCAGCAACAACAGCATTTGTTTGGACTCACAGAATGGACCGGGTTACATTTGCAACTGCAGAAAGGGGTTCCAGGGTAACCCTTACAATAAAGGTCTTGACAGCTGCCAAG ATATTAATGAGTGTGACGATCCTAAGAAGTACCCCTGCTATGGTAAATGCATTAACAAACTTGGAGGATTTGATTGTTTCTGCCCTGCGGGAATGAGAGGAAATGCATCTGTTGGACCATGCCGGAAAGATTTCCCACTGGGAATTG GCATGCTTGAGGCTCCGAGGTGA
- the LOC4335579 gene encoding putative ripening-related protein 1 precursor: MAMTNCLLALAIAGVVLVSLPGLSRGDGECNPSGAIRSSTTHRCQDCCKAGQSYPTYTCSPPTTGSSTDAVMTLNDFDAGGDGGGPSECDEMYHSNTELVVALSTGWYAGGSRCGKSVRINANGRSVLAKVVDECDSQRGCDEEHAYQPPCRPNVVDASQAVWDALGITGEDVGEYDITWSDA, encoded by the coding sequence ATGGCGATGACCAATTGCCTCCTCGCGCTCGCCATCGCGGGCGTCGTGCTCGTCTCCCTCCCTGGACTctcgcgcggcgacggcgagtgcaACCCGAGCGGCGCGATCCGGTCGAGCACGACCCACCGGTGCCAGGACTGCTGCAAGGCCGGCCAATCCTACCCGACGTACACTtgctcgccgccgaccaccgggaGCAGCACCGACGCGGTGATGACGCTGAacgacttcgacgccggcggcgacggcggcggcccgtCGGAGTGCGACGAGATGTACCACAGCAACACGGAGCTGGTGGTGGCGCTGTCCACGGGGTGGTACGCCGGCGGCAGCCGCTGCGGCAAGAGCGTCCGGATCAACGCCAACGGCAGGTCCGTGCTCGCCAAGGTGGTCGACGAGTGCGACTCCCAGCGCGGCTGCGACGAGGAGCACGCCTACcagccgccgtgccgccccaaCGTCGTCGACGCGTCGCAGGCCGTGTGGGACGCGCTCGGCATCACCGGCGAGGACGTCGGCGAGTACGATATCACTTGGTCGGACGCATGA